GTTGCAGCGCGACGCGCGCCTGCGCGAGCTGGCCTTGGGCCTGTATCAGGTCGCGCTGGGCCTGGTTCAGGCGCACCAGCATGGCTTTGCCCGCCCGATATTCCTTCTCGACGAGGCCGCGGTTCTTTTCGACGAACTCCGCGGCGCCCCGCTGCAGAATCAGCGCCTGCTGCGAGGCTTCCAGATCGACCAATGCCTGGCGCACTTCGCCTATGACCTTCAATTCCGTCTCCGACATGCGGTATTCGGCCTCGCGGCGCGCATGTTTCGCCTCGAGCACGCGTGAGATGCGGCGGCCGCCCGAGAAGAGGTTCAAGCTTACGTTTACGCCCACGGTAGACGTGATTTCGTCGCTGTCAACCGAAGTGTTGGTATAGCTCTGGGCGCGCGCCCCGGCGATGGCGGCCACTTGCGGCGCGAAATCGGAGTAGCGTTCGCGCACGGCAGCCTCCGCCCGTTTCAGGCCGAACGCGCGTTGTTCGAGGTCGGGCCGCTGCGTCAGCGCCACGTCGATCATTTCGTCCGCGTCGGGCGCGGCCATGGATTCCGGCGTCTCGACAGCCAGTTCGGCCACGTCCATGTTCTCGGGCAACATGCCCTCCGGTATGCCCATGAGCAGCGCCAGCGCGATGCGCGCGGTCTCATGGTCTCGCTGTGCGCGGAGCAGGCTGCCGCGCGCCGCACGCAGCAGAACCTCGAAATTCAGCACATCGCTCGTGGCTGCGCGGCCCGCTTCACGGCGCACGGCGGCTTCCTTGAGCAGGCGCTCGTTGAATGCGATGTCGGACCGGGCGATGATGACCTGCTCGCGGGCCAGCTGGACACCGTAATAGGCCTGGGCTACGGCGTCGAGCAGCAGCCTGCGCCCTTCCCGTTCGGCGGCTTGTGCTTCCTTGTAGCCGAAGCGGGCCATGGCGTTCGTGAACTTCCGCGAGAAGCCGTCAAACACGAGATAGCCCGCGGTGACGCCGAGTGTTGCGTTATCGAGCGGGTCTTCCAGCGTGTCGCGCGCCTCCTCGATCAAGTCCTCCGTAGTGCGCGCCCACGTGCGGAGGGCGTGGCGCTGGCTGGCGGTGGGCAGGCGCGTCGCGGCGGTGCGTGTCAGCGCCTTCTTCAATTGTTGAATGAAGTCATCCCCTTGATCCAGGTATTCGTTGAGCGATTCGGTGATGTAATCCGGCAGCCACGTGTATGTGAGCGTGTAGCTGAGGTCGATTTGGGGCAGGTAAAGCGAACGGGCCTGCCACACGAGTTGC
Above is a genomic segment from Candidatus Hydrogenedentota bacterium containing:
- a CDS encoding TolC family protein; this translates as MWNSQTKSYRLLAGLAAAAVLMATAPAGELTENAPPAAAVIEEAAEAAAAPAEVAADAAPVAQAVHTVLDLPTAQRRALADNPSLQAAAERVEQTRQLVWQARSLYLPQIDLSYTLTYTWLPDYITESLNEYLDQGDDFIQQLKKALTRTAATRLPTASQRHALRTWARTTEDLIEEARDTLEDPLDNATLGVTAGYLVFDGFSRKFTNAMARFGYKEAQAAEREGRRLLLDAVAQAYYGVQLAREQVIIARSDIAFNERLLKEAAVRREAGRAATSDVLNFEVLLRAARGSLLRAQRDHETARIALALLMGIPEGMLPENMDVAELAVETPESMAAPDADEMIDVALTQRPDLEQRAFGLKRAEAAVRERYSDFAPQVAAIAGARAQSYTNTSVDSDEITSTVGVNVSLNLFSGGRRISRVLEAKHARREAEYRMSETELKVIGEVRQALVDLEASQQALILQRGAAEFVEKNRGLVEKEYRAGKAMLVRLNQAQRDLIQAQGQLAQARVALQRSWAALRAAAGINLMELEATPENDTVTE